The Pseudomonadota bacterium nucleotide sequence TCTGCCTGCAGCTCCTCCGAGTTGACCGCGTCAGCGATCGCCTGGAAACCTGACGCAGCGTCAGCGGGAATAATAATGCTTCCTGCCAAGGCATGGACCGCCCCCCAGATCACCCACAGCACCGCAGCAATTTTCAGAGCCAGTTTTTGACTATTTGTCATTCGAATTCTCCAGGTTGTCGGCTTACAGAAATAGTGGAATCCCGAGCTAGGGTTCAGATTCTACGTCGCGATTAGGCAGATATAGCAGACCGGAAGTAAATTCGCTCATTGCTTCCAGAGGAGAGCGTCGCTCCGACTGGTCTGCGTCGCTCAGCGTCTCGCTGGCCGTTGCCGCCCGCTTCATGATGCTGATCAGCGTCGGCGAGGCGGCGAAGGCGGAGTGTTGCGTTCCATCGCCTAGATCTACGTCGGACAGGTCGATCACCGCAATTCCATGCTCCTGTAGCTCCGGAATATTCTGGCCTTCACCGATTCGCGGATGCCCCCCTCGGATCTTCTGTGACAATCTCAACGCTCCATCGTCGCTGGCAACAAAAATGATCATAGGGTCTGGACGATGCGACAACCCGTTCATCTGCGACCGAAACACATCGACATCAATGTCGGGAGAAGCAAGCACCAGCGGCGAGATCTTTCGAAGCGTTTTTTCGTGACCGGCGAGGCTGAGCTGGCGCAAAGTCTCCATCACCAGCATGGTGCCCATGGAGTGTCCCATCAAAAAAATTGACGTGGCGTCGGACTGGGCCAACAGAAGAATCACTTCGGCCAGGCCGTCGCGAGCAAACTGAACGCTGTCGCGATCGTAGAGGTAGCCGAGCAGGCGGCCCGACGAGGGCCATGAAAAGAGCACCGGAACTGATTTGGCATCGAAATCCGCGACCATCTGAGCCAGTCTATAGACGCCGCCCGCGTATGGAACGTTGTAACCGTGAACAAAAAGAAACACCGTGTTTTCCTGTTCGATGGCGGCCATGCGCTGATTGAGTTGATCCAGAAAGGCGGAGCGTTCAAGGGACGCGAAGTCGACAACGCCAAACTGCCGTGCTGGATCGGGTTTGCTCTTGGATGGCAGCGTGAGCGAACCTGGTGGCCGGTCGTCCGGGACCCAGACGACAACGTTGTCGAGCGAGATCTGTCTTGCACGGCCGTCGGCATAGCGCTGCTGGGGCTCGTCAACCGCAACGCGGTTGGTCGCAACCAGGATCTGATGCTCGCTCCCTGCGACCGATTCGGGGTCAACCATCATCAGCCTTGCTGGCTGCGAGGCGCATCCGATTAAGCTCACCAGTGCGCAGAGCGGAAGCCACAAGCGTTGCCTCATTTTTGTGGTCAAACCCCTGGCGTGCTCCCGGTGGACGGAGAAGACCTTTGTTGACTGAGCGATCGGGTGACCGTTTTGACCGACCTCCCGAATTTGCTTGAGCTGGGACAACATGGGGCTTCCACAAAAGCGAACGGGTAAGCGGCAGAAATTCCCACAAATCGGTAGGCGTCGCTAGGCAGATAACCGCTCATCAGCTGCGCAAATTTGCAACACCGGCCTTCAGTCTCAAAACGGTTCCGCGGACGAGAACTGGGGAAGGTCGGCGCTGTCTGCATGGTGAAACGACCGGACACAGCGCTGACGGATGCGGACATTCTCTCGCACTGCGAAACGCAGATTGCTCGCTACAAGATCCCAAAGGTTGTGCAGTTTTTTGACCAGCTGCCATTAGGGGGTAGCGGCAAGGTCCTCAAGTCCGAGCTTCGAAAGGCGTTTCAGCAGTCCTAGGCAAAAGCTGATCGGGAGTGACTGTCAGCCGCCGGAATCGATGCTCTCGTTGGACGCGATTGAGGCACCGCCGCTGGCGTAGTGCCTTTTGGTTTCCTCAGACCACTGATCCACCTCGTCCTGCTTGAAGCTGTAGGCCAGCCCGCGGTCTACGCCAGGCCTTGCTCTGGCGCGCTTCACCCAGGCGCCGACGTTGGCATGGCCGGTGATGTCGATCTTGCTCCACTTCCAGCCGCGCACCCACGGAAAGCAGGCGATGTCGGCGACCGTGAACTGGTCGCCACACAGGTAGTCTCTATCCGCGAGCTGCTTATCCAGGACCCGCAGAAGCCTCTGAGCTTCGGCCGTAAACCGCTTCAGCGGGTGGGCCTTTTCTTCAGCGGGAACGTCTTCCATGTAGCGGGTGTAGGAAAGCTTATTGCCAAATGTGGGGCCCACACCGGCCACCTGCCAGAACAGCCACTGGATCACGTCCCATTTCGACTCGTCCTGCGGCAACAGTGGTGATGGGAACTTCTCCGCCAGGTACAGCAGAATCGCGCCGCTTTCCATCAGTGTCCGATCGCCGTCCCGGAGCCCTGGGATTTTTTGATTCGGACTGACGGCGGTGAAGTCTGCTTCAAACTGCGCGCGATTCATGATGTCTACGGTTCGGATCTCAACCGGCGGTAACTCGACACCCGCTTCCTTCAGTTCTTCCAACATGATGGTCACCTTCCATCCGTTGGGTGTCGCGTAGGTCCACAGCTCCATGGCGGTCAGCCGTTTTCGACTCCGGTCCTAAGGCGGCCGAGATAGTCCATCTTGCCGAGCGGTACGCCCTGCATGCGCAGCATGTCGTAGGCCGTGGTCGCGTGGAAATAGAAGTTCGGAAGCGAAAACGAACACACGAAATTGACGCCCTTGAAAGGGATTTCTCTGCTCCCAACTCGGAAGGTCATGGATTTGTCCTCCAGCGCGTTAATCGTTTCCGGCGATTCGGCCCGCAAGCCTTCTATCGCCTCGTTGACAAGACCCGTGAGTTTTTCGTAGTCCATGTCTTGCATGCGAGGCGGTGGCTCAAACAGACCGGCCTTTAGGCCCTTAATGCAGCCGAGCGAATGATGCCAAGCCGAGATGATCTGGAAGCTGAAGGGCAGCATGTCATCTCGAAGTTTCATTCGCACGAGCTGGTCCAGATCCAGCTGACCCTCATCAGCGAGTGCCCGGCCTTTGTTCATCGTTTGAGCAACGCCACCCAGGACCTGGAGATAGCTGCCGACCGAGAGTTCGTAAAACGATAAATTCATGGGAGTAATCCTTGTATTTGCGCTTGGCTAGCCAATCCCGGATTTTGGGTCTTTTTGGCGATGAAGTTAAGGGTGTTTTGAGCGCTGTGAGGGTCGCGGCGGGTATTAAGCGTCCGTGACCAGCGATTCAAAGGACGACCAGTCGATGTTTGAACCGCAAAAAACCAGGCCAACACGTTTCCCTCGCACCATGTCGGGTTGGTTCTGGATAAGCTGGCACAACGCCGCAACAGACGCCGCGCATGCCGGCTCAACCGCCATCTTCATGTCGCGAAATACCAGGCCCATGGCACGGCGCATGTCTTCGTCCGACACTTTGATCAACCGCGCGATGTTTTCCCGGCACAGGCTGTAGGGCAGGGGCA carries:
- a CDS encoding DUF1993 domain-containing protein: MNLSFYELSVGSYLQVLGGVAQTMNKGRALADEGQLDLDQLVRMKLRDDMLPFSFQIISAWHHSLGCIKGLKAGLFEPPPRMQDMDYEKLTGLVNEAIEGLRAESPETINALEDKSMTFRVGSREIPFKGVNFVCSFSLPNFYFHATTAYDMLRMQGVPLGKMDYLGRLRTGVENG
- a CDS encoding glutathione S-transferase C-terminal domain-containing protein, with product MELWTYATPNGWKVTIMLEELKEAGVELPPVEIRTVDIMNRAQFEADFTAVSPNQKIPGLRDGDRTLMESGAILLYLAEKFPSPLLPQDESKWDVIQWLFWQVAGVGPTFGNKLSYTRYMEDVPAEEKAHPLKRFTAEAQRLLRVLDKQLADRDYLCGDQFTVADIACFPWVRGWKWSKIDITGHANVGAWVKRARARPGVDRGLAYSFKQDEVDQWSEETKRHYASGGASIASNESIDSGG
- a CDS encoding alpha/beta fold hydrolase, giving the protein MMVDPESVAGSEHQILVATNRVAVDEPQQRYADGRARQISLDNVVVWVPDDRPPGSLTLPSKSKPDPARQFGVVDFASLERSAFLDQLNQRMAAIEQENTVFLFVHGYNVPYAGGVYRLAQMVADFDAKSVPVLFSWPSSGRLLGYLYDRDSVQFARDGLAEVILLLAQSDATSIFLMGHSMGTMLVMETLRQLSLAGHEKTLRKISPLVLASPDIDVDVFRSQMNGLSHRPDPMIIFVASDDGALRLSQKIRGGHPRIGEGQNIPELQEHGIAVIDLSDVDLGDGTQHSAFAASPTLISIMKRAATASETLSDADQSERRSPLEAMSEFTSGLLYLPNRDVESEP